The proteins below come from a single Mya arenaria isolate MELC-2E11 chromosome 6, ASM2691426v1 genomic window:
- the LOC128236795 gene encoding testis-specific expressed protein 55-like: MDGVLQNRETVLTEKRHCANEKRDTVLTEKRDTVLTEKRDRVLTEKSDREHGAYEHRLSVLTENRDTVLTDNRDTVPTDNRDTVLTENRDTVLTDNRDTVPTDNRDTVLTENRDTVLTDNRDTVLTDKRNTVLTENRDTVLTDNWDTVLMDNKGTVLKDNRDTVPTDNRDTVLTDNRGSVPTENRGHGANEQ, translated from the exons ATGGATGGGGTGCTGCAGAATAGGGAAACGGTGCTAACAGAGAAGAGACATTGTGCTAACGAAAAAAGGGACACGGTGCTAACGGAAAAAAGGGACACGGTGCTAACGGaaaaaagggacagggtgctaacaGAAAAAAGTGACAGG GAACACGGTGCGTACGAACATAGACTTTCGGTGCTAACAGAGAATAGGGACACGGTGCTAACGGACAATAGGGACACAGTGCCAACGGACAATAGGGATACAGTGCTAACAGAGAATAGGGACACGGTGCTAACGGACAATAGGGACACAGTGCCAACGGACAATAGGGATACAGTGCTAACAGAGAATAGGGACACGGTGCTAACGGACAATAGAGACACGGTGCTAACGGACAAGAGGAACACGGTGCTAACGGAGAATAGAGACACGGTGCTAACGGACAATTGGGACACGGTACTAATGGACAATAAGGGCACGGTGCTAAAGGACAATAGGGACACAGTGCCAACGGACAATAGGGACACGGTTCTAACGGACAACAGGGGCTCGGTGCCAACGGAAAACAGGGGGCACGGTGCCAACGAACAATAG
- the LOC128236794 gene encoding protein rtoA-like, whose amino-acid sequence MGTVTTDNSGSVPTDNSGSVPTDNSGTVPTDNSGTVLTDNRGSVPTENRGHGSRSQRTIGARCQRKTGGTAPTDNSVTVPKDNRDTVLTYNRGTVQTDNSGSVPTDNSGTVPTDNRDTVLTDNRGSVPTETQGHGANGQQGHGANVQEEHGANGE is encoded by the exons ATGGGCACGGTGACAACGGATAATAGCGGCTCGGTGCCAACGGATAATAGCGGCTCGGTGCCAACGGACAATAGCGGCACGGTGCCAACGGACAATAGCGGCACGGTGCTAACGGACAATAGGGGCTCGGTGCCAACGGAAAACAGGGGGCACG GGTCTCGGAGCCAACGGACAATAGGGGCTCGGTGCCAACGGAAAACAGGGGGCACGGCGCCAACGGATAATAGCGTCACGGTGCCAAAGGACAATAGGGACACGGTGCTTACGTACAATAGGGGCACGGTACAAACGGATAATAGCGGCTCGGTGCCAACGGATAATAGCGGCACGGTGCCAACGGACAATAGGGACACGGTGTTAACGGATAATAGGGGCTCGGTGCCAACGGAAACACAGGGACACGGTGCTAACGGACAACAGGGACACGGTGCTAACGTACAAGAGGAACACGGTGCT